A genomic window from Lotus japonicus ecotype B-129 chromosome 1, LjGifu_v1.2 includes:
- the LOC130728704 gene encoding ribosome biogenesis protein BRX1 homolog 1-like: MAKKRKRSEAAQAVVPPKKDDVAPERPARTLLGWKDKNVVNQDDEVNENGHSPVFRNKEKVLVTCSRRIIYRYRHLMLNVVSLLPHCKKDNKVESKETKGATLNELVELKNCSSCLFFECRKAKDLFLWMSKCPNGPSVKFLVSAVHTMEELKLTGNHLKASRPLLTFSTNFEKDAHWKLLKEMLLQIFETPKDHRKSKPFHDHVFVFSIVDDHIWFRNYQISVPHNESDKLPRGGLDKMTLVEVGPRFCLNPIKIFGGSFGGPTLYENPFYVSPNQIRALEKRKKAGKFAKKVKAKTRRKMHEMANPLEPDEFADMWKD, translated from the exons ATGGCCAAGAAGAGAAAGCGCAGTGAAGCTGCTCAAGCTGTGGTACCGCCCAAAAAGGATGATGTTGCTCCAGAGAGACCAGCTAGAACCCTTTTGGGATGGAAGGATAAGAATGTTGTCAATCAAGATGATGAGGTTAACGAGAATGGTCATTCACCTGTGTTTAGGAATAAAGAGAAAGTGTTGGTCACTTGCTCTAGGCGCATTATTTACAG GTATCGGCATCTGATGTTGAATGTGGTCTCACTTCTACCTCATTGCAAGAAGGATAACAAGGTTGAATCCAAGGAAACTAAAGGGGCCACCCTGAACGAGCTTGTTGAGCTCAAAAACTGTTCCTCTTGTCTATTTTTCGAG TGCAGGAAGGCTAAAGATCTTTTTCTCTGGATGTCAAAGTGCCCTAATGGTCCGTCCGTAAAGTTTTTAGTTAGTGCTG TTCACACAATGGAGGAATTGAAGCTAACTGGAAATCATCTAAAAGCTTCCCGCCCACTTTTGACGTtttcaacaaattttgaaaaagatGCACATTGGAAACTGTTGAAGGAGATGTTGTTACAG ATATTTGAAACACCAAAGGACCATAGAAAGTCTAAGCCTTTCCATGATCACGTTTTTGTTTTCTCAATAGTTGATGACCATATATGGTTCCGGAATTACCAG ATCTCTGTTCCTCATAATGAGTCAGACAAATTACCTCGAGGAGGCCTTGATAAAATGACATTGGTTGAG GTTGGTCCGCGGTTCTGCTTGAACCCAATTAAAATATTTGGAGGCAGTTTTGGAGGCCCAACTTTATACGAGAATCCATTCTACGTGTCTCCAAATCAG ATTCGAGCTttggagaagaggaagaaggctgGAAAGTTTGCAAAGAAGGTCAAAGCAAAGACAAGGCGGAAAATGCACGAGATGGCTAATCCTCTGGAGCCTGATGAGTTTGCAGATATGTGGAAAGATTAA